One part of the Microvirga sp. TS319 genome encodes these proteins:
- a CDS encoding transporter substrate-binding domain-containing protein, which yields MSNIDQTTRDLLAPVGTLRVAVAVGSAVSAVWTTRDAQTGEPRGPTVDLAKLMARRIGVPLTLVECASSGAIIETASSGTWDVSFTPVDAERKKAVDFGPNYFLGESTYMVPAGSAIDSLAEADREGIRVYGVENTATIRSARKSLTRTTVIGLSGLDEALEKFRDGEIDALALGKESLQSLLPQFPGARMLEGHFHAAGTAVAVPKGHTEALKVFSGIIEDLKSDGTVRRIFDAHGMATATVAPAGSCS from the coding sequence ATGTCAAACATCGATCAAACGACGCGCGATTTGTTGGCCCCAGTAGGGACCCTGCGGGTGGCTGTCGCGGTGGGCAGTGCAGTTTCCGCAGTCTGGACGACGCGGGATGCCCAAACAGGCGAGCCACGCGGCCCTACCGTGGATCTCGCGAAGCTCATGGCTCGACGCATCGGGGTTCCCCTGACCCTGGTTGAGTGTGCCAGTTCGGGCGCCATCATTGAAACGGCATCATCAGGCACGTGGGACGTTTCCTTCACGCCTGTTGACGCCGAGAGAAAGAAGGCCGTCGACTTTGGTCCCAACTACTTCCTGGGAGAGAGCACCTACATGGTCCCGGCCGGATCCGCGATCGACAGCCTTGCGGAAGCCGATCGTGAAGGCATTCGCGTCTACGGCGTCGAGAACACCGCCACGATCCGGAGCGCTCGTAAATCTCTCACGAGGACGACCGTGATCGGGCTTTCAGGCCTCGATGAGGCCCTGGAGAAATTCCGCGATGGTGAGATCGACGCGCTGGCCCTCGGGAAGGAGTCGCTCCAGAGCCTGCTCCCGCAATTCCCAGGCGCAAGAATGCTGGAGGGGCACTTCCATGCCGCCGGCACGGCGGTGGCCGTGCCGAAGGGGCACACCGAAGCCTTGAAGGTCTTCAGCGGCATTATCGAGGACCTGAAGAGCGACGGCACCGTTCGCAGGATCTTCGATGCTCACGGCATGGCGACGGCGACGGTTGCGCCTGCCGGATCGTGCTCCTGA
- a CDS encoding Kdo hydroxylase family protein, which translates to MDMIESLEIDRWSGPFPAEAQKRALDTLESGKVVFCPNLAFTLSDEETTLLSSDFASGKAKNISLDPSRGEIRGTAEHSETERLYGMLRRFSEDTAQLVAGLFPGYGRGSEQARTSYRPVEIVGRQTSPRKDDKLLHVDAFPSRPTRGRRILRVFSNINPAGKARVWHVGEPFEDFARKYVSAVRRPYPLELSLLAALGITKGKRSAYDQIMLGLHDKGKLDARYQKEAPQIEFAFPPGTTWLCYTDQVLHAAVAGQFALEQTFHIDIAAMGNAERAPLKVLEKIMGQSLV; encoded by the coding sequence ATGGATATGATCGAGAGTCTCGAAATCGACCGCTGGTCAGGCCCATTCCCGGCGGAGGCGCAAAAGCGGGCTCTGGACACGCTCGAAAGCGGCAAGGTCGTGTTCTGTCCCAATCTGGCGTTCACCCTGAGCGACGAGGAAACGACATTGCTGTCGTCTGACTTCGCAAGCGGGAAGGCCAAGAATATCAGCCTCGACCCGTCCAGGGGAGAGATTCGCGGCACGGCCGAGCACAGCGAGACGGAGCGGCTGTATGGGATGTTGAGGCGCTTCTCCGAAGACACCGCGCAGCTCGTGGCGGGCCTCTTCCCAGGGTACGGACGAGGGAGCGAGCAGGCGCGGACGAGCTATCGCCCGGTCGAGATCGTGGGCCGCCAGACATCGCCCCGCAAGGACGACAAACTTCTGCATGTGGACGCTTTCCCGTCACGTCCAACACGCGGCCGCCGCATCCTGCGGGTCTTCTCGAACATCAACCCGGCCGGGAAAGCACGCGTCTGGCACGTGGGCGAACCCTTTGAGGATTTTGCCCGCAAGTATGTTTCCGCGGTGCGTCGCCCCTATCCGTTGGAGCTGTCGTTGCTGGCAGCTCTCGGGATCACAAAAGGCAAGCGGAGCGCCTATGACCAAATCATGCTGGGATTGCATGACAAAGGCAAACTCGACGCCCGCTATCAGAAGGAAGCGCCGCAGATCGAATTCGCGTTTCCACCCGGCACCACATGGCTCTGCTATACGGATCAGGTGCTCCATGCCGCCGTCGCTGGTCAGTTCGCACTGGAACAGACGTTCCACATTGATATTGCCGCTATGGGGAACGCGGAGCGAGCACCGCTCAAAGTGCTCGAGAAGATCATGGGACAGTCTTTGGTCTAG
- a CDS encoding beta-lactamase hydrolase domain-containing protein: MLTRFLRPEVRRARRMARIARWSEPIAGPVSRFRAWTNMLIVDHGIFRLAYLNRHQVSEHLWRSAQPMPHQIAWFAARGVRTIVNLRGGREYGSWPLEQEACERYGISLVEFILRSREPPDRDTLLSAEKLFRDLQYPILVHCKSGADRAGLFAALYLLGREGCSAGAAMRQLALRYGHFRYAKTGILDAFLELYRTEGEARGLSFFEWVERIYDPQALQHTFKAGFWSNAIVKEVLSRE; this comes from the coding sequence GTGCTGACTCGATTCCTGAGACCTGAGGTTCGCCGGGCACGCCGGATGGCACGGATCGCCCGCTGGAGCGAACCGATTGCCGGGCCAGTGAGCCGGTTCAGGGCGTGGACCAACATGCTCATCGTCGACCACGGAATATTTCGCCTTGCCTACCTCAACCGGCACCAAGTGTCGGAGCATCTCTGGCGGTCGGCGCAGCCCATGCCACATCAGATCGCCTGGTTTGCGGCCCGAGGCGTGCGCACCATCGTCAATCTTCGCGGCGGGCGCGAGTACGGATCCTGGCCGCTGGAACAGGAAGCCTGCGAGCGGTATGGGATCTCCCTTGTCGAGTTCATCCTGCGCTCGCGCGAGCCTCCTGACCGCGATACTCTCCTGAGCGCGGAAAAGCTTTTTCGCGATCTGCAATATCCAATTCTCGTGCACTGCAAGTCGGGGGCTGACCGAGCGGGGCTGTTTGCTGCCCTTTACCTTCTAGGGCGCGAGGGCTGCAGTGCCGGCGCGGCTATGAGACAGCTCGCGTTGCGCTATGGCCACTTCCGTTATGCCAAGACGGGCATTCTCGATGCTTTTCTGGAGCTTTATCGGACGGAAGGCGAGGCCAGAGGACTTTCCTTTTTCGAATGGGTCGAACGGATCTATGATCCGCAAGCCCTTCAGCACACCTTCAAGGCCGGCTTCTGGTCGAATGCGATTGTCAAGGAGGTCCTGAGTCGTGAATAG
- the tam gene encoding trans-aconitate 2-methyltransferase, translating to MADWNAGQYLKFEDERTRPSVDLLRRVPLSDPQSCADIGCGPGNSTELLVERFQNARVIGLDSSPAMLSKARERLPGLTFVEADIATWQPEERFDLIFANAVLQWVPDHPGLLARLVSFLKQGGCLAVQMPDNLDEPSHRLMEKVAHEGPWASRLTSASAAREKIGSFEDCYAWLQQAGCAIDLWQTTYVHPLEGAGAIIEWFKSTGLKPYLDLLAPEERVEYLRHYMEEIAKAYPAQADGKVLLRFPRRFFVAQRM from the coding sequence ATGGCAGACTGGAATGCAGGGCAATATCTCAAATTCGAGGATGAGCGCACTCGCCCCTCGGTTGATCTGCTCCGGCGGGTGCCGCTGTCGGATCCACAATCCTGTGCGGATATCGGCTGCGGCCCGGGAAACAGCACCGAGCTGCTGGTCGAGCGCTTCCAGAATGCGCGGGTGATCGGCCTGGACAGCTCGCCCGCCATGCTGTCGAAGGCGCGAGAGCGCCTGCCCGGCCTGACCTTTGTGGAAGCCGATATTGCGACATGGCAACCGGAGGAGCGCTTCGACCTGATCTTTGCCAATGCTGTTCTGCAATGGGTTCCTGACCATCCGGGCCTCCTGGCCCGCCTTGTTTCCTTCCTGAAGCAGGGAGGCTGCCTTGCCGTGCAGATGCCCGACAACCTGGATGAGCCGTCACATCGGCTCATGGAGAAGGTCGCCCATGAGGGGCCTTGGGCGTCCAGGCTGACCTCCGCCTCTGCGGCCAGGGAGAAGATCGGTTCGTTCGAGGACTGTTACGCGTGGTTGCAGCAGGCCGGCTGCGCCATCGATCTTTGGCAGACCACCTACGTTCATCCGCTGGAAGGCGCTGGAGCCATCATCGAATGGTTCAAGAGCACCGGACTGAAGCCCTATCTCGACTTGCTCGCACCGGAAGAACGGGTCGAGTACCTCCGTCACTACATGGAGGAAATCGCCAAAGCCTATCCGGCGCAAGCGGACGGCAAGGTTCTCTTGCGCTTCCCACGCCGGTTCTTCGTCGCGCAGCGGATGTGA
- a CDS encoding LLM class flavin-dependent oxidoreductase: MKKIGFLSFGHWSPSPQSQTRSARDALLQSIDLAVAAEELGADGAYFRVHHFARQLASPFPLLAAIGAKTSRIEIGTAVIDMRYENPLYMAEDAGAADLISGGRLQLGISRGSPEQVIDGWRYFGYGPEEGQSDADMARHHTEVFLNVLQGEGFAEPNPRPMFPNPPGLLRPEPHSEGLRERIWWGSASNSTAVWAAQQGMNLQSSTLKEDETGEPFHVQQAKQIRRYRAAWKEAGHDHEPRVSVSRSIFALVNDLDRAYFGHGKDSDQVGIIDNMRAIFGRSYAAEPDRLIDELRADEAIAEADTLLLTVPNQLGVEYNAHVIEAILKHVAPELGWR, translated from the coding sequence ATGAAGAAGATCGGCTTTCTCTCGTTCGGGCACTGGTCACCCTCACCGCAATCCCAGACGCGGTCGGCCCGTGATGCTCTTCTTCAGTCGATCGACCTTGCCGTAGCGGCCGAGGAGCTCGGCGCGGACGGCGCCTATTTCCGCGTTCATCACTTCGCGCGGCAGCTCGCCTCCCCTTTTCCGCTGCTGGCGGCAATCGGCGCGAAGACGAGCCGTATCGAGATCGGCACCGCGGTCATCGACATGCGCTACGAGAATCCTCTTTACATGGCCGAGGATGCGGGCGCGGCCGATCTGATCAGCGGCGGGCGTCTCCAGCTCGGCATCAGCCGCGGTTCGCCCGAGCAGGTGATCGATGGCTGGCGCTATTTCGGCTATGGGCCCGAAGAGGGCCAGAGCGACGCGGACATGGCCCGGCACCACACGGAAGTGTTTCTGAACGTCCTCCAGGGCGAGGGCTTTGCCGAGCCGAACCCACGCCCGATGTTTCCCAATCCGCCCGGCCTGCTTCGCCCTGAACCGCACTCGGAGGGCCTGCGCGAGCGCATCTGGTGGGGGTCCGCCTCCAACTCGACAGCCGTGTGGGCCGCGCAGCAGGGCATGAACCTCCAAAGTTCGACCCTGAAGGAGGACGAGACGGGCGAGCCCTTCCACGTCCAGCAGGCCAAGCAGATCCGCCGCTACAGGGCCGCATGGAAGGAAGCGGGACATGACCACGAGCCCCGCGTCTCGGTTTCACGCTCGATCTTCGCGCTCGTGAACGATCTCGACCGCGCCTATTTCGGACACGGCAAGGACAGCGATCAGGTCGGCATCATCGACAACATGCGCGCGATCTTCGGCCGCTCCTACGCCGCGGAGCCGGATAGGCTCATCGATGAACTCAGGGCGGACGAGGCGATCGCAGAGGCCGACACGCTGCTTCTGACCGTTCCGAACCAACTCGGCGTCGAGTACAATGCCCATGTGATCGAGGCCATCCTGAAGCATGTCGCTCCGGAGCTGGGCTGGCGATAA